Sequence from the Leptospira montravelensis genome:
TCAAGTCGTCCTGCAGTTTCTCCTACCATCACATCGGCATGGGATAAAAGTTTTTCACGAGCAGTCTCTGCAATTTTGGAAAGTGAGTTGTCTAAAAAATCGGATTTGGTTTCGAGCAGGCTTTCTAACTCCACCATCTTCTGTGCAACAGATTGTAAAATTTCATCACTACGGAAATTGAGTTTATTTTGGAAAGTATCCAACATAGAAATAGATTCATTATGAAGGGCTTCCATATCTTCGGAAACTTCACGTAACTCTCGTTTGTGGGTATTGATCTGAGAGAGACCTTCTTCCATGTATTGTTTTTCTCGGCGAACTTGGGAACTCAAGTCTTGGATTTGTTCCATCTCACCTGATAAAGAAGAAAGATAATCTTTACTTGCCCGGATTTTTTCAAATAGGTCACGGGATTCGGAACTTAAAATTTGGATGTCATCGGCCACTTTTCGGGACTGTTTGACAAGGATGTCTAGGTCAATGCCCGCATCTTTTACCAATTGGATTTTTTGAAGGGCGACACCATCAATTTCATCGGTCAATTTGGATGCGTAACGTTTGAGTTGGGAGAGTTTGGTGTTGGATTTGTCCAAACGACGTAGCCCAATGGTCACCGCAACACTGGCTAAAAAAGGCAATAAAAAGACTTCTAATCCCATTTTCTCAAAGATCCAATAATAGTATTATGTCGCATGAAGATGGTTGAAGAAAACCAGGCAGAGATTTTTTCCGCAAGCCTTTTTTAATTCAGGGCGAATTCACGGATTTGGAGCCAAAATCGGGCAAAAATTTTCGATTCTTCTGCCTCTAAATGCGCCAACCTTTCCTCGGCTCCCGGATCAAGTCGGAACATTTCGGAACTCATTTCTGAAAGGTGGCCTTCTTCTTCCAAAATTAGGTTGGTTAGGCGGATGGGAGAACCGGTTTTGTCCAAAATCTCGTCGTACGCTGCATAGACGACCATCGCTCTTTTCTCAATGACCGTTGTGGTATAAAGATAAGCAAGGTAAGTGAATTCTTTTGGGTCTGGGAAAACCTTTCGTAGGCTTCGCCGGACCAGAGTATCTAATTTTGCGAAATAAATTCTTGCCGCAGTCCCGCGAACCAGGGCGGAGTTTTGGTATCCCAGTTGGAAACTGGGTCTTATGGTGCGGGCAGCTTTTTTAAAAAATAGGGCATGTCTTGCTTCTTCGGTGGCATGTTTTAAAATCATCTCAGAAGTTTCTTCGCTCGATTGTGTAAGGAGGATTTTTCTTGAACCAAGATGTTCTAAGAGAGAAAGAGTGTTTAGCCAAAGTGCATGGTTAGTTTCATTAGAAACGATGTCAGAAAGAACTTTAGGAATGAAATCATTTGAAAGGACAGTAACAGAACCCATAAATCCAAACTGTGAGATCTGTTTCTTAGGGCTAGCCTTTCTTTAGGGGAATGTTCAGTTGGGCGATGGTTTCTCCGTCCTCATGGTAAATCCGAAATTGGTCAGTAGGAAGTCCTTCTCCTTTTAAAAGGATGACACAAAGAGCAATCCCAATTCCTTCCCCTTCCGAGTTATCTCCCCTCTCAATATAATACTCCATAATATCGTTATAGTTTTGCGCATGTAAAAGCGAATTTCGGATTTTTTGCATCTCCCCACGCACGAGTGTGTTATTGTTTCTTACATCAAACTTGATTTGGTTTTCATTATGTTCAATTTTCAGATGAACATATAAATTTCTTTCTCGGGCCAGCGGTTCAAATGTATTTCCTCTCCCTGAAAGGATGAGGCTTTTGTACATCCTAACACCTAACTCATAGTCGGCGGGAGAATGGATATCTAGTTGGTTTTCTTGAAAAAAGATTCTTTTAAAGTTCGCTTTAAATCCATTTAGGATTAGGTCTTTCACAATTGTGAACAGAATGGCAGATAAATCAGGGATTCCGTATTTTTCGGTTAGTGCATCCAAAATTTTGACCAAGTTTTCATCCAAGACCTTGGAGGCACCATAAGCATTCATCTCAATGGGTTCTCCGCTTGTGATGAGTTGTTTCACCTGTTCTGGACTAAATGATTCCATCAAAAAATATATTGGCTCGGGAATAGGGGATTAGATTTGGATTTTTCTTCCACAAGCATCGTCTGTAACTCTTTTCTTAGACGTTCCGTAATGGAATCTATCGTTTTCTTTTTATCTTCTTTATAGGAACTTAAATACTCATTGATCGTAAATGGTGTGCCAAATCTAACGACTGCTTTGTGAGGACGAGGTTTAAACTCTCCAAAAAGTTCGTTTTCGTAGCGGTATAAAAATTCGTAGAGCCGTTCGGCACTAGGTAACTCTTTGATGTAGGCGGTTTGGATAGTGATAAAGTCATAAGCTTTGGTCGCGGCCTTTCTAGCCCAGGTTGCCATTTCTAAACTAGGAAGTTCTCCTTTTGGATCAGGCATTCCCACAGACACCATTTCCAATACACTTAGGATCCTTCTTAGTTTTTCGATGGCATTGGCATCATTTTCCCATTTGGGGATATTTGCTTTTCTTGCAATATTGTCGAGCATAGCATGACGCATTCGTCCCAATCGGTAGTCAAAATCATCGGCTCTATTTTCTTCGACAGGGACTCCATATTCTTTTTCTTCCCTTTCAATCATTCGTTTTCCCACGGATAAAAAACGATGGACTATGTCTTTGCCAGTTTTTTCAATCCCTAACTTCTGTTCCATTCTAGCAATGGTTAAGTCAATATCCTTTTGCATGGTGTTTATGGAACCGGTCATTCTGTACTTAACAAAAGTGGGCAAAATCCAAATTTTTGCATTCGGATCTTTTTTAAGTGCATCCTCCAGTCCCCAAAATCCAAGTTGGGCCACACCTGGTTGGAAGGGAAGTAAGGTATCGTTCATGCCGCTCGTGGGTTCTCCTTCTGGGAATAAAGCAAGTTTTCCGCCGGGAGCTGCAAGAATTTCTCTGGAGGCTTTGAGAGATTCGCGATCTGGTGCACCAGCTAACACGGAATAGGCTCCTATTGATTGGATAAAGTCACCTACAAATCCATAAGCCCACTCAAACACCTCCCTTGCCGCCATATAGTGAAACCGAGAACCCATAATGTTTGCTGCATGATATGCAATTCCAGGTTCTTTGGCTGTGGGATGGTTGGAAATATAAAGGATTCGTTCTTTTTGGAAGGTCTTTAATGTCTTTTGGTCTGTTTCGGATATCTCAATAGAATCAAGATTGTGGAGCATTTTGTTAAGAACGGGAAGAGTCAGATCCGTAAACCATAGAGCAGGAAGATTGAACTTTGCGGGAATGAAGGATTTGATTGACATAGGACGAATGCTGACAGCTTAATCAAAGGAAGCAAGTACGAATTCACATGGCACTTATAGAAGAACTCAACCAACAAGGCAATTTTCTCTTCCGATGGCGCTCCTACATTCCAGGAGTCATTTTGTTTCTTTCCTTACTGTATCTACCGTATGTCCCTTATTTTCAAGGGAACTACGAATCCAATTTGTATTGGTTATCTGGTGCATTTTTAGTCAGTTTTGCGGGACTTTTCGTTAGATGTTTTACGATTGGATACACTCCTAAAAATACTTCTGGAAGAAATACAAAACAACAAGTGGCTGATGTTGTAAACCAATCAGGGATTTATTCATTAGTTAGACACCCGTTATATGTAGGGAATTTTCTTATGTATCTTGGTCCGGTTTTTATCCTTAGGGATTTTGCTTTTGCTCTCGTATACATTATGTTTTTTTATCTGTATTACGAACGTATTATTTTTGCAGAAGAATATTTCCTTCGTGGTAAATTTGCAAAAGGATATTTGGAATGGGCGGACAAAACACCTGCCTTCATTCCGCGTTTATCTGGTTATAAAAAACCAAATTTAGATTTTTCATTCCGCAATATTTGGAAACGTGAATACCCAAGTTTATTTGGAATCATAGTTGTATTTACTGTATTTGATTTGATCCAAGTTTATTTCCAAGAACCGGCACTTCGTGCGGTAGACATCACTGGAATTTGGAAACCATTCCATACATGGTTTTTTGGATTCGGACTTATTTTTTATGTTGTCACACGTCTGATTGTAAAGACCACCAAACTTCTCGAAGTCGAAGGTAGATAGTTTTTTATGAGTCGGTTGTCCAATGGTTGGAAGATTCCAGAATCTCTAGATGATAAAAGGGAACTTATGGAATCTTACCAAAAAACCGTAGAAAGTATGGAGGCGGAAAATCCGCTCACCATCTTTCGGGAACATATGGACAACGGACTTTTGTTTAAAGCAGGATTACAAGATGCGATGAACCAACTCACTACATTTGCAAACCTATATATGAGCATCATCGAACTAAAGGCTGAAATAGAGAAACAAACAAAAGGCATTTGACCCAAAAATAATTCCCTCTCTACCTATAAAACAATTTTCAAACTATCTCTTAGGTGTTTTGTTTTAAATGGCAAACTCATTGAAAGCAAACAATCAATTCAAAATATAAATTACTTTATTTCTTCAAGTTCTACTTCTGCAAAACATCCATCCATCGAAACTTCTTTGAATTCGGGCGTTAGAATGTTAATGTTTTTTGGGTAATTGTTTTCTTTTTGAAACTTGGGAAGTTTTGATAAAGGAATCGAAACTTTAGATTTGTTTTTTTCCTGAAATAGGTAAACAAAAGCAAGTTGGTCTTTCGGCATTCTAAGTTCTTTATCTACATTAATACTTTCTCGTAATAAAAATCGCAGTTGGAATGTAGGTAGGTTTTCGCCAGGACAGGCATATACATTTAAAGAGCGAAATTCTCTGGGTGAAAACTCTGTTCCATTCCAATAATGTGACAATTTCATTTCTAAGAAAAAATCAAAATCCTCTTTTCCGTCTTGTTTCTTTCTCCAAACAGTATTTTTATCTTTGTCTAACAAAAGATGAATACCGCCAGAACCAGTAGCATCTTCTATGCGGAATGGTGGATTTTCTTTATATTGGTTGATACTTTTTTTTGTTCCAGTAAATAGATAATAATTTCCTAAGAGAACAAAAGCTATGGCAAAGAAGATAGGAAGGAGAATGACAAATTTCATATGAAAGAAAAATTTCTACTGCCTAAGAAAAAGGGCTACTTCTTTTTTTGTGAATCGATCCTAAAGGAGATCAGATGAAAATAGGAATTTTAGGTGGCACTGGCCTTATCGGGAAGGCATTGATAAAAACAGCCGTTCTTAATGGACATAGGTTTCGCGTATTTTCGAGGCAAACTTCGTTACCGAAAGAACTAACTTCTTTTCCTGAATTAGAATTTGTATCTTGTATCCTTCCGCAGACAGCAGACTTAGAAGGTTTGGATGCCATTGTGAATTTAGTTGGGGAGCCAATTGCGGGTGTTAGGTGGACAGATGAACGCAAACGACTCATACAGACTTCCCGTATAGATTTTACACGGGGGCTTGTGGCTCGTGTTTTGGATTTAAAATCCCGACCAAAAGTTTTTGTGAACTCAAGTGCTGTTGGTTATTATGGAATGTCAGAAGACCACCATCTTCCTTATTCCGAGAACACCGCTCCGGGGGACGACTTCCTAGCCAAAATTTGTGTGGACTGGGAAAACCAAACCCTTCCATTACAAGCAGCTGGCATTCGATCTTTGGTTTTGAGAACTGGAATTGTTTTAACTCCTGAAGGTGGAGCCTTAGAAAAAATGATTCCTCCTTTTTTGTTAGGGGTTGGTGGTTCGATTGCTTCGGGAAAACAGGGAATGAGTTGGATACATATAACAGACTTTATTTCCGCTATGTTACACTTAATGCAGTTAGACTCGGCTTCCGGTGCTTATAATTTAGTATCTCCTCAGCCTGTTAGTAACTATGAGTTTTCTAGAGCTCTTGCAAAAACCTTGCACCGACCCAATTTATTCAAAGTTCCTTCCTTCGCCATACAGGCGCTCTATGGAGAAGGAGCTGTTGTGGTGACTAAGGGACAATATGTGCTTCCCGAACGTTTGCTTACGGCCGGTTATGAGTTTCAGTTTCAAAATTTAGAAAAGGCACTCTCAAATCTTTTAGAAAAACAGTGATTTCTTCTTTTCAAAAGATAAGAAGGGTGAGAGACTGGAGCCAACCTTATCTTGGAGTAAGAAATGAACTCAAAAAAAGTCTTAGTCTCTCTCTTCGCACTCTCCTTCGCATTCGTGATGGTAGCTTGTGGCGATTCCAAACCAAAAGAAGAAACACCTGCTGCTGTTGAATCTAGCGCCAGTGCAGATCCTGATCTTGCTAAAGGGGAAGAACTTTACCTTCAAAACTGCTCTTCTTGCCACGGTGAAAAAGGTGCTGGTGACGGAGC
This genomic interval carries:
- a CDS encoding rubrerythrin is translated as MGSVTVLSNDFIPKVLSDIVSNETNHALWLNTLSLLEHLGSRKILLTQSSEETSEMILKHATEEARHALFFKKAARTIRPSFQLGYQNSALVRGTAARIYFAKLDTLVRRSLRKVFPDPKEFTYLAYLYTTTVIEKRAMVVYAAYDEILDKTGSPIRLTNLILEEEGHLSEMSSEMFRLDPGAEERLAHLEAEESKIFARFWLQIREFALN
- a CDS encoding c-type cytochrome, with the translated sequence MNSKKVLVSLFALSFAFVMVACGDSKPKEETPAAVESSASADPDLAKGEELYLQNCSSCHGEKGAGDGAAAAALNPKPRNYKSPASEWKNGNTAAAVTKTLKEGIKGSPMVAYGHLGDDNIRILAKYVEHLSKN
- the lmtA gene encoding lipid A Kdo2 1-phosphate O-methyltransferase; amino-acid sequence: MALIEELNQQGNFLFRWRSYIPGVILFLSLLYLPYVPYFQGNYESNLYWLSGAFLVSFAGLFVRCFTIGYTPKNTSGRNTKQQVADVVNQSGIYSLVRHPLYVGNFLMYLGPVFILRDFAFALVYIMFFYLYYERIIFAEEYFLRGKFAKGYLEWADKTPAFIPRLSGYKKPNLDFSFRNIWKREYPSLFGIIVVFTVFDLIQVYFQEPALRAVDITGIWKPFHTWFFGFGLIFYVVTRLIVKTTKLLEVEGR
- a CDS encoding lysophospholipid acyltransferase family protein, translated to MSIKSFIPAKFNLPALWFTDLTLPVLNKMLHNLDSIEISETDQKTLKTFQKERILYISNHPTAKEPGIAYHAANIMGSRFHYMAAREVFEWAYGFVGDFIQSIGAYSVLAGAPDRESLKASREILAAPGGKLALFPEGEPTSGMNDTLLPFQPGVAQLGFWGLEDALKKDPNAKIWILPTFVKYRMTGSINTMQKDIDLTIARMEQKLGIEKTGKDIVHRFLSVGKRMIEREEKEYGVPVEENRADDFDYRLGRMRHAMLDNIARKANIPKWENDANAIEKLRRILSVLEMVSVGMPDPKGELPSLEMATWARKAATKAYDFITIQTAYIKELPSAERLYEFLYRYENELFGEFKPRPHKAVVRFGTPFTINEYLSSYKEDKKKTIDSITERLRKELQTMLVEEKSKSNPLFPSQYIF
- a CDS encoding TIGR01777 family oxidoreductase, which translates into the protein MKIGILGGTGLIGKALIKTAVLNGHRFRVFSRQTSLPKELTSFPELEFVSCILPQTADLEGLDAIVNLVGEPIAGVRWTDERKRLIQTSRIDFTRGLVARVLDLKSRPKVFVNSSAVGYYGMSEDHHLPYSENTAPGDDFLAKICVDWENQTLPLQAAGIRSLVLRTGIVLTPEGGALEKMIPPFLLGVGGSIASGKQGMSWIHITDFISAMLHLMQLDSASGAYNLVSPQPVSNYEFSRALAKTLHRPNLFKVPSFAIQALYGEGAVVVTKGQYVLPERLLTAGYEFQFQNLEKALSNLLEKQ